From Cataglyphis hispanica isolate Lineage 1 chromosome 19, ULB_Chis1_1.0, whole genome shotgun sequence, one genomic window encodes:
- the LOC126856816 gene encoding juvenile hormone acid O-methyltransferase-like — MAESAQYVLFDNESRNNISLLLKEFDKDLENISGKCIDVGCGRGDKTKDILLPSLDPNATMIGTDIMEELVEYANKTYGDENRLKFEVLDIETKNLPEKYVSEFDHIFSFHAFQWCNDIRQTFRNMYRMLRPGKTMLILSIAHQATIFESLKAMTEDTRYAAYMGDKKKYIGSFHYSIRPHDELKEILEDIGFQVHHCSHRNKSAFINTKKYISKIILQHTFAFLDKMPHNLREEFINEFACRFEEIRIEEYKKRQNDDKLHEDIPLYYTVLVAYAQKHL; from the exons ATGGCAGAATCAGCACAATacgttttatttgataatgaatccagaaataatatatcattgctACTCAAAGAATTTGACAAAgatctagaaaatatatctggAAAATGTATAGATGTCGGTTGTGGACGCGGagataaaacaaaagatattCTCCTTCCGTCTCTTGATCCAAATGCGACAATGATtg gTACAGATATTATGGAGGAACTAGTTGAATATGCCAACAAAACATACGGTGATGAGAATCGACTTAAATTCGAAGTGCTGGATATTGAAACTAAAAATTTGCCCGAGAAATATGTCTCAGAATTTGATCATATATTCTCATTTCATGCTTTTCAGTGGTGCAATGATattcg CCAAACGTTTCGAAATATGTATCGTATGCTTCGGCCTGGTAAAACTATGCTTATATTAAGCATAGCGCATCAAGCAACCATATTTGAATCTTTGAAAGCTATGACGGAAGATACGCGATATGCAGCGTACATGGgg gacaaaaaaaaatatattgggtCATTTCATTATTCAATCCGACCTCACGATGAGCTAAAAGAAATACTTGAAGATATCGGATTTCAAGTTCACCATTGTAGTCATCGAAACAAGAGCGCATttataaatacgaaaaaatatatat ccaagattattttacagcatacttttgcatttttgGATAAAATGCCGCATAATCTAAGAGAGGAATTCATTAACGAGTTTGCGTGTAGATTCGAGGAAATAAGAATTGAAGAATACAAAAAGAGACAAAATGACGATAAGCTACATGAAGATATTCCTCTTTATTATACTGTATTAGTAGCTTATGCAcagaaacatttataa
- the LOC126856815 gene encoding juvenile hormone acid O-methyltransferase-like: MIKPAQYVLLDTLCRNNVSLLLDEFDKDLKNISGKCMDIGCGPGDITKDILLPFLGPNVTMIGTDIMEKVIEYANKTYGDKERLKFEVLDIETKNLPDKYISEFDHIFSFHALQWCKDIHQTFRNIYRMLRPSKTMLILSIAHHAHTYESLEAMAQDMRYAAYMGDKNKYVGSFHYSTQPHEELKQILENIGFQVHHCSHRNKSEFLNTQKFSSMITSQYTFEFLNKMPHDLKEEFMNEFIRRFEEIRIEEYKKRQNDDKLHDHIPFYYTVLVVYAQKRL; encoded by the exons ATGATTAAACCAGCGCAATACGTTTTATTAGATACTTTATGCAGAAACAATGTATCACTACTACTCGATGAATTCGACAAAgacctaaaaaatatatctggaAAATGTATGGATATCGGTTGTGGACCCGGGGATATAACAAAGGATATTCTTCTTCCGTTTCTTGGTCCAAATGTGACAATGAttg gtACAGATATCATGGAGAAAGTAATTGAATACGCTAATAAAACATATGGTGATAAGGAACGACTCAAATTCGAAGTGCTGGATATTGAAACTAAAAACTTGccggataaatatatttcagaatttgACCATATATTCTCATTTCATGCTTTGCAGTGGTGCAAGGACATTca CCAAACGTTTCGGAATATTTATCGTATGCTTCGACCTAGTAAAACTATGCTTATATTAAGCATAGCAcatcacgcacacacatatgaGTCTTTGGAAGCTATGGCGCAAGATATGCGATATGCAGCATACATGGgg gacaaaaataaatatgttggaTCATTTCATTATTCAACTCAACCTCACGAAGAGCTAAAGCAAATACTTGAAAATATCGGATTTCAAGTTCATCATTGCAGTCATCGAAACAAGAGCGAATTTCTgaatacacaaaaattttcat CAATGATTACTTCACAATAcacttttgaatttttgaataagATGCCGCATGATCTAAAGGAGGAATTCATGAATGAGTTTATACGTAGATTCGAGGAAATAAGAATTGAAGAATACAAAAAGAGACAAAATGATGATAAACTACATGATCatattcctttttattatactgtaCTAGTCGTATATGCACAGAagcgtttataa